One Rickettsiales bacterium genomic window carries:
- a CDS encoding iron-containing alcohol dehydrogenase, protein MINRLKELLPAKILNDNCYIAIELSLADQASELISHAGLSGKKLLAVCDPATHEALGKEIVRQLGCDMLMLPAKPHADDTNVALVRARKAEGLLAIGSGTINDICKYASYLDGIPYAVFPTAPSMNGYLSANASITVDGHKQTLKAHLPQGVFCDLSVLLHAPHRLIRSGLGDSLCRPTAQADWLLSHLLFDTPYNALPFELLAPYEQELFTHADKLTKADPAVMALLIKNLLVSGAGMTLAGGSYPASQGEHLIAHTMEMKYGAALPETYHGEQIGVTTLIMAGIQQQMLANGLKLTPPVNPEKAIEEYFGPALSVNIGEAYGPKAALYKQYEAINERLRTEGSAITDALQAVMVPQRTLREVLQKANAPTSASDIGWNKAALEQAVLHARFIRNRFTFLDVLSL, encoded by the coding sequence ATGATTAACCGCCTTAAAGAACTATTGCCTGCTAAAATACTAAATGACAATTGCTACATTGCAATTGAATTATCGCTTGCGGACCAAGCTTCCGAATTGATTTCCCATGCGGGGCTTTCAGGAAAGAAGCTGCTGGCAGTATGCGATCCCGCCACGCATGAAGCGCTCGGAAAAGAGATTGTGCGGCAATTGGGCTGCGACATGCTTATGCTGCCTGCAAAACCGCATGCGGATGACACTAACGTCGCCCTGGTTCGCGCACGCAAAGCGGAAGGCCTGCTTGCGATCGGCAGCGGAACGATCAACGATATCTGTAAATATGCTTCCTATCTGGATGGCATTCCCTATGCGGTCTTCCCCACCGCCCCGTCCATGAACGGTTATCTCTCTGCTAATGCTTCCATCACCGTGGACGGCCACAAACAAACGCTGAAAGCGCATTTACCACAAGGTGTATTCTGTGATTTGAGTGTTCTCTTGCATGCACCGCACCGGTTGATACGCAGCGGCCTCGGCGACTCGCTTTGCCGCCCCACCGCACAGGCCGACTGGCTGCTTTCCCATCTACTGTTCGATACTCCCTATAACGCCCTGCCCTTTGAGCTGCTGGCTCCTTATGAACAGGAGTTGTTTACGCATGCGGACAAGCTGACCAAGGCAGACCCTGCCGTGATGGCACTCCTGATCAAAAACCTGCTGGTATCCGGCGCAGGCATGACGCTCGCCGGGGGCAGTTATCCCGCCAGCCAGGGTGAGCATCTGATTGCCCATACGATGGAAATGAAATACGGCGCTGCTTTGCCGGAAACGTATCACGGCGAGCAGATCGGGGTGACAACGCTGATAATGGCAGGTATACAACAGCAGATGCTTGCCAATGGCCTAAAGTTAACTCCGCCCGTCAATCCGGAAAAAGCAATTGAAGAATATTTTGGTCCGGCCTTATCTGTTAATATTGGGGAGGCATATGGGCCTAAAGCCGCACTTTATAAGCAATATGAAGCCATCAATGAGCGACTTAGAACGGAAGGCTCTGCTATCACGGATGCATTGCAGGCCGTAATGGTGCCACAAAGAACATTGCGGGAAGTATTACAAAAAGCAAACGCCCCTACATCGGCATCGGATATCGGATGGAATAAAGCAGCGCTTGAACAAGCCGTTTTACATGCGCGCTTCATCCGCAACAGGTTCACTTTTCTTGATGTTCTCAGTTTGTAA
- a CDS encoding multidrug efflux RND transporter permease subunit — translation MNISALFIHRPVATTLLALGVVLSGIAAYWLLPVAPLPQVDFPTISVQVNLPGAGPETMASTVATPLERTLGRISGITEMTSISALGSTNIIVQFDLDRNIDGAARDVQAAINAARAMLPSGLPKNPVYRKVNPADSPIMIVTLTSQTMTQGELYDAASTVLAQKISQADGVGQVTVGGSALPAVRVELNPDALSKYGIALEKVRTAIAAANVNRPKGALESQDKRWQIYTNDQASRAKDYLPVIISYHNGAPVRIADVGTVTDSVQDIHNAGRSNGKTAIVLIIFKQPGANIIKTIENVKAMLPGLQASVPSAVDMKVTMERTATIKAALHDVELNLLISVALVIMVVLMFLRKLSSTAIPSVAVPVSLIGTFGIMYLCGYSLDNLSLMAITISTGFVVDDAIVVLENISRHVEEGVPPMQAALQGAKEVSFTVLSMSISLIAVFLPILLMGGIIGRLFREFAVTLSAAILVSLVVSLTLTPMMCARIIRKDEEGRRHGRLYYWCEHAFDYLHSHYKTTLDWALRHCRFILLLLFATIVLNIYLYVIVPKSFMPQQDSGRIIGSIQADQSISFIAMEKKFKDLMAIIMQDPAVDNVVGIVGGGQQSNNARMFISLKPLAERKISAEQFIARVRGKLNRVAGAKLYLRSSQDVRMGGRASNAEYQYTLQSDNLEDLRNWSDKIYKGMQEIPILTDVNTDQQERGVRTYVTYDRDTIYRLGLTPAIIDSTLNDAFGQRQVSTIYNPLNQYHVVMEVAPQYSQSADALKKLYVVSSSGAVIPFSSFCTVKEAPTALSVNHQGQFAAVTLSFNLPLGVSLSQASDAIEKLFVQLHVPSSIHGSFQGTAKVFKESFSTQNMLIIAALLTIYIVLGMLYESYIHPLTILSTLPSAGVGAILALMLFGIDFTLIAFIGVILLIGIVKKNAIMMIDFAIDVERTEGISSREAIFKACDLRFRPIMMTTMAALLGALPLAIGNGEGAELRQPLGISIVGGLMVSQVLTLYTTPVVYLYLDSLSLWWKKKFGRGNIEPNYPSHYHLSADN, via the coding sequence ATGAACATATCCGCTCTTTTTATTCACCGGCCGGTTGCCACTACCCTGCTAGCGCTTGGCGTGGTGTTGAGCGGTATAGCGGCTTACTGGCTATTGCCGGTGGCTCCGCTGCCGCAGGTGGATTTTCCAACGATTAGCGTTCAGGTCAATCTGCCGGGGGCCGGGCCGGAAACGATGGCCTCCACCGTAGCCACCCCGCTGGAGCGCACGCTTGGGCGTATCTCCGGCATTACGGAGATGACCTCCATCAGCGCATTAGGTTCCACGAATATTATCGTCCAATTCGATTTGGACAGGAATATTGATGGCGCAGCGCGTGACGTGCAGGCGGCCATTAATGCGGCGCGTGCCATGCTGCCAAGCGGTCTGCCGAAGAATCCGGTTTATCGCAAGGTCAACCCGGCCGATTCCCCCATCATGATTGTCACGCTCACCTCCCAGACGATGACGCAGGGGGAGCTTTATGATGCGGCATCCACCGTTTTAGCTCAGAAAATCTCGCAGGCCGATGGCGTGGGGCAGGTGACTGTGGGGGGCAGCGCACTTCCGGCCGTACGTGTGGAACTGAATCCCGATGCGTTAAGTAAGTATGGTATCGCTCTTGAGAAGGTCCGCACAGCCATTGCTGCCGCCAATGTTAACCGTCCCAAAGGCGCATTGGAATCGCAGGATAAACGCTGGCAGATTTATACCAACGATCAGGCAAGCCGCGCCAAGGATTATCTTCCCGTGATCATTTCTTACCATAATGGCGCTCCGGTGCGGATTGCCGATGTCGGAACGGTTACGGATTCCGTACAGGATATTCACAATGCAGGCCGCTCGAACGGTAAAACCGCTATTGTGCTGATTATCTTCAAGCAGCCGGGTGCAAACATCATCAAAACGATTGAGAATGTGAAAGCCATGTTACCGGGGCTTCAGGCTTCGGTTCCCAGCGCGGTGGACATGAAAGTAACCATGGAGCGCACTGCGACGATCAAGGCAGCCCTGCATGATGTGGAGCTGAACCTGCTGATCTCCGTTGCGCTTGTTATCATGGTCGTGCTGATGTTCCTGCGCAAGCTTTCTTCCACGGCCATTCCCAGCGTGGCAGTGCCCGTTTCCCTGATCGGAACATTCGGAATCATGTATCTGTGCGGTTACAGCCTGGATAATCTCTCACTGATGGCTATTACCATCTCAACAGGCTTTGTGGTGGACGATGCCATAGTAGTGCTGGAAAATATCTCCCGTCATGTGGAGGAAGGTGTCCCTCCTATGCAGGCGGCCTTACAAGGGGCGAAAGAAGTCAGCTTTACCGTGCTTTCCATGAGCATTTCACTGATTGCGGTGTTTCTGCCTATCCTGCTGATGGGAGGAATTATCGGCCGTTTGTTCCGCGAATTTGCTGTCACGCTTTCGGCTGCCATCCTTGTCTCGCTTGTGGTTTCACTGACGCTTACGCCGATGATGTGCGCGCGCATCATCAGAAAAGATGAAGAAGGGCGCAGGCATGGGCGGCTTTATTATTGGTGCGAGCATGCGTTCGATTATCTGCATTCGCATTACAAGACTACACTTGATTGGGCGCTGCGCCACTGCCGTTTTATCCTGTTGCTGCTGTTTGCTACCATTGTATTGAATATCTATCTTTATGTTATCGTTCCCAAGAGCTTTATGCCGCAGCAGGATAGTGGGCGCATTATCGGCTCCATACAGGCAGACCAGAGCATCTCCTTCATTGCCATGGAAAAGAAATTCAAGGATCTCATGGCCATCATCATGCAGGATCCGGCGGTAGATAATGTCGTGGGAATTGTGGGTGGAGGGCAGCAGAGCAATAATGCCCGTATGTTTATATCGCTAAAACCCCTTGCCGAGCGCAAGATTTCCGCAGAGCAATTTATCGCTCGCGTGCGCGGTAAGTTGAACCGTGTAGCGGGGGCCAAGCTTTATTTACGTTCCTCGCAGGATGTAAGAATGGGGGGAAGGGCCAGCAATGCGGAATACCAGTATACTCTTCAGTCGGACAATCTGGAGGACTTACGTAACTGGTCGGATAAGATTTATAAGGGGATGCAAGAAATTCCCATTCTGACGGATGTGAATACGGACCAGCAGGAGAGGGGCGTACGCACTTATGTTACCTATGATCGCGATACGATCTACCGACTCGGCCTTACTCCCGCCATTATCGATTCCACGCTGAACGATGCGTTCGGTCAGCGGCAGGTTTCCACCATCTATAATCCGCTGAACCAATATCACGTAGTGATGGAAGTCGCGCCGCAATACTCCCAGAGTGCCGATGCGCTTAAAAAACTCTATGTCGTTTCTTCTTCAGGAGCAGTAATTCCATTTTCTTCTTTCTGCACCGTGAAGGAGGCTCCGACAGCGCTTTCGGTCAATCATCAGGGGCAGTTCGCTGCCGTGACACTCTCGTTTAACCTGCCCCTTGGCGTTTCGCTTAGCCAGGCTTCGGACGCAATCGAGAAACTGTTCGTCCAGTTGCATGTGCCTTCCTCTATCCATGGCAGTTTCCAGGGCACGGCAAAAGTGTTCAAGGAGTCTTTCAGCACGCAAAACATGCTGATTATTGCGGCGCTGCTTACGATTTATATCGTGCTGGGCATGTTGTATGAAAGCTATATCCATCCGCTTACAATCCTTTCTACCTTGCCTTCTGCCGGCGTAGGAGCGATTCTTGCGCTGATGCTGTTTGGGATTGATTTCACACTGATTGCGTTTATCGGGGTCATATTGCTGATCGGCATCGTGAAAAAGAATGCGATTATGATGATCGACTTCGCCATCGATGTGGAACGTACGGAAGGTATTTCTTCCCGGGAGGCAATCTTCAAAGCCTGCGATTTGCGTTTTCGCCCTATCATGATGACGACCATGGCGGCGCTGCTTGGCGCGTTACCGCTGGCGATCGGCAACGGAGAAGGGGCAGAGTTGCGGCAGCCCCTTGGTATCTCCATTGTCGGCGGGCTTATGGTAAGCCAGGTACTGACGCTTTATACAACACCGGTCGTCTATCTTTATCTGGATTCACTTTCACTTTGGTGGAAGAAGAAATTCGGCCGCGGCAATATCGAGCCGAATTACCCTTCGCATTACCATTTGAGCGCAGATAATTAA
- a CDS encoding tRNA (cytidine(34)-2'-O)-methyltransferase has protein sequence MPALALYQPDIPQNLGSILRLCACMGVECHVIEPCGFVLDDRKIGRVAMDYIDHVKWQRHVSWEQFKLYAGENRSRIVLLTTKTQAHYCDFTFRQNDILLLGRESAGVPQEVADYVDAAVTIPMAPQTRSLNIALAASMVLGEALRQIR, from the coding sequence ATGCCCGCGCTTGCGCTCTATCAGCCCGATATTCCGCAGAATCTCGGCAGCATCCTGCGTCTGTGCGCCTGCATGGGCGTGGAATGCCATGTCATAGAGCCCTGTGGCTTCGTGCTGGATGACCGGAAAATCGGTCGCGTCGCCATGGATTATATCGACCACGTGAAATGGCAGCGTCATGTTTCCTGGGAACAATTCAAGCTATACGCCGGGGAGAACCGGAGCCGGATCGTACTGTTGACGACCAAAACCCAAGCCCATTACTGCGATTTCACATTCCGCCAAAATGACATCCTCCTGCTAGGCCGTGAAAGCGCAGGCGTGCCACAAGAAGTAGCTGACTATGTAGACGCTGCAGTTACTATTCCCATGGCTCCACAGACACGCTCATTAAATATTGCATTAGCAGCCAGCATGGTGCTGGGTGAAGCATTACGGCAAATACGATGA
- a CDS encoding D-alanyl-D-alanine carboxypeptidase family protein, with protein sequence MRKYVAALAVMFMSHAAFAMDTEAKQAIVVDDSTNTVLFEKNADERMHPSSMSKLMTVYIAFSRLKDGSLKLTDMLPVSEKAWRVQGSKMFVELGNRISVEDLLQGIIVQSGNDACMVMAEGLAGSEEGFVAQMNDMAKKLGLTNSHFANPDGLSDPNHLMSARDLATLAHHIIHDFPEYYHYFSEKEFEYHHIKQGNRNLLLYKNTGFDVDGLKTGHTDEGGYGMVSSGKDSAGRRVIVVVNGLSNIRIRGEESERLLDFGFRDFTDVKAFKAGDVIEKANVWFGEQEQVGLTTAQDLELTLPKAGRDNVKFTITYDDNIPAPVTKGDHVADLKITLPSGSVKVVPLVAAESVDKLHGFHRITRALMYYVSGK encoded by the coding sequence ATGAGGAAGTACGTTGCCGCACTGGCTGTTATGTTTATGTCTCACGCTGCATTTGCCATGGATACGGAAGCAAAGCAGGCCATCGTGGTGGACGATAGCACCAATACGGTTCTGTTTGAAAAGAATGCCGATGAAAGAATGCATCCTTCCTCCATGAGCAAACTGATGACGGTGTATATTGCTTTCTCGCGCCTGAAAGATGGCAGCCTGAAGCTTACAGACATGCTTCCGGTCAGCGAGAAGGCCTGGCGCGTGCAGGGTTCCAAAATGTTTGTGGAACTGGGCAACCGTATTTCCGTGGAAGACCTGCTGCAGGGAATTATCGTCCAGTCCGGCAATGACGCTTGCATGGTGATGGCTGAAGGACTGGCAGGCAGCGAAGAAGGTTTTGTTGCACAGATGAACGATATGGCAAAGAAACTTGGCCTGACCAATAGCCATTTCGCCAATCCGGATGGACTTTCGGATCCGAACCATCTTATGAGTGCGCGTGATTTGGCAACGCTTGCACACCATATCATTCATGACTTCCCGGAATATTACCATTACTTCTCCGAGAAGGAATTCGAGTATCATCATATCAAGCAGGGCAACCGCAACCTGCTTCTGTATAAGAACACCGGGTTCGACGTGGACGGCCTGAAAACCGGCCATACGGATGAAGGTGGCTACGGTATGGTCAGTTCCGGTAAAGACAGTGCCGGACGCCGTGTTATCGTGGTTGTAAACGGCTTATCCAATATCCGCATCCGCGGTGAAGAGTCCGAGCGCCTGCTCGATTTCGGCTTCCGCGATTTTACGGATGTAAAGGCATTTAAAGCCGGTGATGTTATTGAAAAGGCGAATGTCTGGTTTGGCGAACAGGAGCAGGTGGGGCTGACCACGGCTCAGGATCTTGAGCTGACGCTGCCGAAAGCCGGACGCGATAATGTTAAGTTTACTATTACCTATGATGATAATATCCCGGCACCGGTTACCAAGGGAGATCATGTTGCCGATCTAAAAATAACCCTCCCGAGTGGTTCTGTAAAAGTAGTGCCGCTGGTGGCCGCAGAATCTGTCGATAAGCTGCATGGCTTCCACCGCATTACACGAGCGCTGATGTATTATGTGAGCGGGAAGTAA
- a CDS encoding lytic murein transglycosylase, producing MRFVLPLIFMFVALPVLAAEAPKPDFSHWLAQFKQDALAQGISQDVIDEAFQDIQEPLATIVTHDQTQPEHVKTFSEYLDGMLTRKRIMKAREKQRENARILRKITRVYHVQPSVLLALWSIESNFGDNQGDYSVIQSLATLAYDGRRSSLFRSELLKALKIIQNEDADAEDLTGSWAGAMGQTQFMPSSYLQYAVDFDDDGKKDIWNSNADALASIANYLHSKGWNDKKPCLIAVNLPESGDVDEWRNNKVYKTLKEWRALGFEREDGRKLPRRNDKARLIVPDDDTSAFLVFPDYDIIMDWNRSIYFATSVCLLSDKIGHK from the coding sequence GTGCGTTTTGTATTGCCGCTTATATTTATGTTTGTCGCTCTTCCTGTCCTGGCGGCAGAGGCGCCGAAGCCTGATTTCAGCCACTGGCTTGCCCAGTTCAAGCAGGATGCGCTGGCGCAGGGCATCTCGCAGGATGTGATCGACGAAGCATTTCAGGATATACAGGAACCTTTGGCGACCATCGTCACGCACGATCAGACGCAGCCTGAACATGTGAAGACATTCTCTGAATATCTGGACGGAATGCTTACCCGCAAACGGATTATGAAAGCGCGCGAAAAGCAGCGTGAGAATGCCCGGATCCTTCGCAAGATAACCCGTGTATACCATGTTCAGCCTTCCGTCCTGTTGGCGCTGTGGAGCATTGAGAGCAATTTCGGCGATAATCAGGGGGACTATTCCGTTATTCAGTCTCTGGCAACGCTTGCTTATGACGGACGACGCAGCAGCCTTTTCCGTTCAGAACTATTGAAGGCGCTTAAGATCATCCAGAATGAAGATGCCGATGCCGAAGACCTGACCGGCTCGTGGGCTGGCGCCATGGGGCAGACACAGTTCATGCCGTCGAGCTATCTGCAATATGCGGTCGATTTCGACGATGACGGCAAGAAAGATATCTGGAACAGTAACGCGGACGCTCTGGCTTCCATCGCAAATTACCTGCACAGCAAAGGCTGGAACGATAAGAAACCCTGCCTGATCGCGGTCAATCTGCCGGAGTCGGGTGATGTGGATGAATGGCGCAATAATAAGGTCTATAAGACATTGAAAGAATGGCGCGCGCTTGGTTTTGAACGCGAAGACGGCAGGAAGCTACCACGTCGCAATGATAAAGCCCGTCTTATTGTGCCGGATGATGACACTTCCGCCTTCCTAGTATTCCCGGATTATGACATAATCATGGACTGGAACCGGTCGATCTATTTTGCGACTTCTGTTTGCTTGCTTTCCGATAAGATAGGACACAAATGA
- a CDS encoding septal ring lytic transglycosylase RlpA family protein, giving the protein MTKKYSVLLSIFLLTFVTACGSSNRPTVGGIKIGKPYEVAGRTYVPSYQPTYDQVGTASWYGPGFHGGSTANGERYDQEAMTAAHKTLPLPSIVRVTNLDNGRSAIVRVNDRGPFVGSRIIDVSRAAAMKLGIYQHGTANVRVQYLDAETRAYVSNMPNGPASLARLDREAQRRSQAETVAVNTDTVDTGSGAIESQPLPFSAPEARVAAASAGAPAATYVQPAVYHPRMEPTVPPIRPVTLAESTSMRSAQGYFVQAGTFGVKGNADRLLQQLQSMGNAKIVSNAGGNRTLYRVLSGPYNSREEAQNMLSRLDTAGISGAKIIRD; this is encoded by the coding sequence ATGACGAAGAAATATTCCGTATTGCTTTCGATTTTTCTTCTTACGTTCGTTACAGCATGCGGTTCATCCAACAGACCTACGGTCGGGGGTATTAAAATCGGTAAGCCCTATGAAGTGGCTGGCCGCACCTATGTTCCAAGTTATCAGCCTACTTACGACCAGGTGGGCACGGCCTCCTGGTACGGCCCCGGGTTTCACGGAGGTTCCACCGCCAACGGCGAGCGTTACGACCAGGAAGCGATGACAGCGGCGCATAAGACGCTTCCGCTGCCTTCTATCGTGCGTGTTACCAATCTTGATAACGGACGCAGTGCCATTGTCCGCGTTAACGATCGCGGGCCATTCGTCGGCAGCCGTATTATCGACGTATCTCGTGCGGCAGCTATGAAGCTCGGCATCTATCAGCATGGCACGGCTAATGTACGCGTGCAGTATCTTGATGCGGAAACGCGTGCCTATGTCAGTAATATGCCTAATGGCCCCGCAAGCCTGGCAAGGCTCGACAGAGAAGCGCAGCGCCGCTCTCAGGCTGAGACGGTTGCCGTCAATACCGATACGGTGGATACGGGTTCCGGTGCTATTGAAAGCCAGCCACTGCCATTCTCTGCCCCGGAGGCCCGTGTTGCGGCTGCATCCGCTGGCGCCCCCGCTGCCACTTATGTGCAGCCTGCGGTGTATCATCCGCGCATGGAGCCTACCGTTCCTCCCATTCGTCCTGTAACCCTGGCTGAAAGCACAAGCATGCGCTCGGCACAGGGCTATTTTGTTCAGGCAGGAACATTTGGCGTTAAGGGCAATGCTGACCGGCTTCTGCAGCAACTGCAATCCATGGGAAATGCGAAGATCGTTTCTAACGCAGGCGGAAACAGAACGCTTTACCGTGTGCTTTCAGGGCCGTATAATTCACGCGAAGAAGCGCAGAATATGCTGAGCCGGTTGGATACAGCCGGTATTTCAGGCGCAAAAATTATCAGAGATTAA
- a CDS encoding Hsp33 family molecular chaperone HslO, which produces MSDEKAVDAYTDFIEPFLIDHSSIRGRFVRLSTVLDDILNAHHYPLAVSMHLAEQIVIACMLSATLVKDGILTVQAKGDGPIRFMVVDVLADGTIRGYAQMDEEELKRIIGKSKKKQDIGVLLGKGYLAVTLDDGKSKERYQGIVELVGESLSDAFKGYFMQSQQGEIALNIAVQPPAKRGESWKGGGVIVERMPIAGGKQVELDIDEQNEIWERTKLFMQTLKPKEMLDRRITPQNLLYRLFNEDGVWVYKVQPLKAGCRCSRKRIREVLKTIPKQDLIDSLDTEGKMSVNCQFCNKTEVFKREDINRLYRTTTRK; this is translated from the coding sequence ATGAGCGATGAAAAGGCGGTTGACGCCTATACCGATTTTATTGAACCCTTCCTGATCGACCATTCGTCTATCCGCGGGCGTTTCGTGCGACTCAGCACAGTTCTGGATGACATATTAAATGCGCATCATTACCCGCTGGCCGTATCCATGCATCTGGCAGAGCAGATTGTGATTGCCTGCATGCTCTCGGCCACGCTTGTGAAGGATGGCATTCTGACCGTACAGGCCAAAGGTGATGGGCCGATTCGTTTCATGGTGGTGGATGTCCTGGCGGACGGTACTATACGCGGCTATGCACAGATGGACGAAGAAGAACTGAAGCGAATTATCGGCAAATCCAAGAAAAAGCAGGATATTGGTGTATTGCTGGGTAAAGGATACCTTGCGGTGACTTTGGATGATGGGAAGTCCAAGGAGCGTTATCAGGGCATTGTTGAGCTGGTAGGGGAATCGCTGAGCGATGCGTTTAAAGGCTATTTTATGCAGTCGCAGCAGGGAGAGATTGCCCTTAATATTGCTGTGCAGCCCCCGGCAAAGCGGGGAGAAAGCTGGAAAGGCGGCGGTGTTATTGTCGAGCGGATGCCGATTGCCGGCGGCAAGCAGGTGGAGCTGGATATCGACGAGCAGAATGAGATATGGGAGCGCACAAAGCTCTTCATGCAGACGCTGAAGCCGAAGGAAATGCTCGACCGGCGCATTACGCCGCAGAATCTGCTGTACCGTCTTTTCAATGAAGACGGAGTGTGGGTCTATAAAGTGCAGCCGCTCAAGGCCGGTTGCCGCTGTTCACGCAAACGTATCCGCGAGGTGCTAAAAACCATTCCTAAACAGGATCTTATTGATTCTTTGGATACGGAAGGTAAAATGTCCGTCAATTGTCAGTTCTGTAATAAGACGGAAGTGTTTAAGCGCGAAGATATCAATAGGCTATATCGTACAACAACGAGGAAGTAA
- a CDS encoding efflux transporter outer membrane subunit translates to MKYKAGHIFSWGAAALLLASCAVGPDYVRPATEQPKSFKEAQSWKQAEPKDTEIRAKWWEVFGDPELNKLEEQVVISNQNVKAAEASYRQAQALTEAARSSFFPVVSATASMSRGGFGGSSNNAATSGTTGGGNSGNIGNRYNAELTASWEPDLWGRIRRTVEENSALASASRADLGAATLSAQAALASDYLSLRLADEQKRLLDRTVENYKRALDMTQNLYHYGVNARSDYLQAKTQMETAQAQAIDIGVARAQYEHAIAMLIGKAPADFSIPVADKVPEVPAIPVGLPSDLLERRPDIAASERRVAAANANIGVTKAAFFPDITLSASGGYQSSSLAQWFNLPNRVWSIGPSLAETIFDAGLRRSQTQAAIAAYDSTVAAYRQTVLGSFQEVEDNLAALRLLEQEAQVQGVAVTDATTAAGIFMNQYKAGLISYLNVVTAQNTQLSNELTALNIRKQRLIAAATLIKALGGGWNAMPVKQ, encoded by the coding sequence ATGAAATATAAAGCCGGTCATATATTTTCCTGGGGGGCTGCAGCGCTGCTTCTGGCGTCCTGCGCGGTCGGGCCGGATTATGTGCGGCCTGCGACAGAACAGCCCAAAAGCTTCAAGGAGGCGCAAAGCTGGAAACAGGCAGAACCCAAAGATACTGAGATACGGGCGAAATGGTGGGAAGTATTTGGCGATCCCGAGCTGAATAAGCTCGAAGAGCAGGTCGTTATTTCCAACCAGAATGTGAAGGCTGCCGAAGCTTCCTACCGGCAAGCGCAGGCTTTGACGGAAGCTGCGCGTTCTTCTTTCTTTCCGGTCGTGTCGGCGACAGCATCCATGAGCCGCGGTGGTTTTGGGGGCTCGAGTAATAATGCGGCTACGTCCGGTACTACGGGGGGCGGCAATAGCGGTAATATAGGTAACCGTTACAATGCCGAGCTGACGGCAAGCTGGGAGCCCGACCTTTGGGGGCGGATACGGCGCACCGTCGAGGAAAACAGTGCTCTGGCCAGTGCCAGCAGGGCGGATCTTGGTGCGGCGACGCTCAGCGCGCAGGCGGCACTTGCCAGCGATTATCTGAGCCTGCGGCTTGCAGATGAACAAAAGCGCCTGCTGGACAGGACGGTCGAGAATTATAAACGAGCGCTCGACATGACGCAGAATCTTTACCATTACGGCGTGAATGCGCGTTCAGACTATCTGCAGGCAAAAACCCAGATGGAAACTGCACAGGCACAGGCGATCGATATCGGTGTCGCGCGGGCGCAGTATGAGCATGCGATTGCCATGTTAATTGGTAAAGCTCCGGCGGATTTTTCCATTCCAGTGGCGGATAAAGTTCCGGAAGTGCCTGCTATTCCAGTGGGGCTTCCTTCCGATCTTCTGGAACGAAGGCCGGATATTGCAGCATCTGAGCGCAGGGTAGCAGCGGCCAATGCGAATATTGGTGTTACGAAAGCGGCGTTCTTCCCGGATATCACTTTGTCTGCTTCCGGGGGGTATCAAAGCTCCAGTCTGGCGCAATGGTTCAACTTGCCTAACCGTGTCTGGTCCATCGGTCCGAGCCTTGCCGAGACTATTTTTGATGCCGGACTTCGCCGTTCACAGACACAGGCAGCTATCGCTGCGTATGACTCCACAGTTGCTGCTTACCGCCAGACGGTGCTGGGCAGTTTTCAGGAGGTGGAGGATAATCTTGCTGCTTTGCGCCTGCTGGAACAAGAAGCTCAGGTACAAGGTGTTGCTGTAACGGATGCCACAACGGCAGCCGGAATTTTTATGAACCAGTATAAGGCCGGACTGATCAGCTACCTTAATGTGGTGACTGCGCAGAATACGCAGCTTAGCAATGAACTCACCGCGCTGAATATCCGTAAACAGCGGCTGATTGCAGCGGCGACGTTGATTAAGGCGCTTGGCGGTGGGTGGAATGCCATGCCTGTAAAACAATAA